The following coding sequences lie in one Cannabis sativa cultivar Pink pepper isolate KNU-18-1 chromosome 5, ASM2916894v1, whole genome shotgun sequence genomic window:
- the LOC115716311 gene encoding glycosylinositol phosphorylceramide mannosyl transferase 1 isoform X1, translating into MSAIITASALDPNGALYSRAKDKAITRGTYTTRAPLLLRRLRLLLSAAQLRLLLGFCVFCVLVFVTSRLSYLMGWIPHHSSSVSSSSRGGYTVLINTWRRNSLLKQAVAHYASCSGADAIHVVWSESDPPSDSLKSFLRKMVLSYSQKAHKPNFKFDINEEDNLNNRFKPIKDLATDAIFSVDDDVIVPCSTLDFAFTVWQTAPSTMVGFVPRMHWLDKERNGLAYYKYGGWWSVWWMGTYSMVLSKAAFFHRKYLDFYTNKMSPTIHDYVTSERNCEDIAMSLLIANSTSAPPIWVKGKIYETGSTGISSMKGHSNRRSKCLNDFISLYGKMPLVSTHVKAVDARQEWFW; encoded by the exons CGCTCCTCCTTCGCCGGCTGCGCCTTCTTCTATCGGCGGCTCAGCTCAGGCTACTTCTTGGTTTCTGCGTCTTCTGCGTCCTCGTTTTCGTCACGTCGAGGCTTAGCTATCTGATGGGTTGGATCCCTCATCACTCTTCTTCGGTCTCCTCTTCTTCGAG AGGTGGCTACACTGTTCTTATTAACACTTGGAGAAGAAATTCTCTTCTAAAGCAAGCTGTGGCTCATTATGCTTCCTGTAGTGGGGCGGATGCTATACATGTGGTTTGGAGTGAAAGTGATCCCCCATCAGATAGCCTGAAAAGCTTTCTTAGGAAAATGGTTTTGTCTTATTCACAAAAGGCTCATAAACCCAATTTCAAATTTGACATTAATGAAGAAGATAATCTAAATAATAGATTCAAGCCAATTAAGGACCTCGCAACTGATGCCATTTTCTCTGTTGACGACGATGTGATTGTCCCGTGTTCCACCTTGGATTTTGCTTTCACTGTATGGCAAACTGCACCATCCACTATGGTGGGATTTGTCCCTCGGATGCATTGGCTGGATAAGGAG CGAAACGGTTTAGCATACTATAAATATGGAGGGTGGTGGTCGGTTTGGTGGATGGGAACTTATAGTATGGTTCTATCGAAAGCTGCATTCTTTCACAGGAAGTACTTAGACTTTTATACTAATAAGATGTCCCCAACAATTCATGACTACGTGACCAGTGAGag AAACTGTGAAGATATAGCTATGTCCCTGCTTATTGCCAATTCTACTAGCGCTCCTCCAATTTGGGTAAAAG GTAAAATATATGAGACTGGATCAACTGGAATTAGCAGTATGAAAGGGCACAGCAACAGGAGGAGCAAGTGCTTAAATGACTTTATTTCGTTGTACGGGAAAATGCCGCTTGTATCAACACATGTTAAAGCTGTAGATGCCAGGCAAGAATGGTTCTGGTAA